From one Pseudoliparis swirei isolate HS2019 ecotype Mariana Trench chromosome 5, NWPU_hadal_v1, whole genome shotgun sequence genomic stretch:
- the pigc gene encoding phosphatidylinositol N-acetylglucosaminyltransferase subunit C, with the protein MGPDGAPAPAVPWRKVLWERQPFPDNYVDRRFLGELRRNEGVRRYRYWAVVREAGFVGEQLSCVAIFITLWLYMEQGLLSPETLLWTCLAGALLGYGLHQALPPPVDSGCDRRTRLADLQSATIFLSFTFGFSPVLKTLTESVSTDTVHAMSAAMLLAHLASFPYARPSPPGSLSLNAALFASVCLASRLPGALHTFAMVTCALLVFALWPCLLQRLRADAPGRFAGVCAGVCVAGVVGLGSRWPGGAALLALALGSVTLLCPLLLLRLQRHKDNIQGPWDEAEIQEELSLFGN; encoded by the exons GGAGCGCCAGCCGTTCCCGGACAACTACGTGGACCGGCGGTTCCTGGGGGAGCTGCGGCGGAACGAGGGCGTCCGTCGGTACCGGTACTGGGCCGTGGTGCGGGAGGCGGGCTTCGTCGGCGAGCAGCTGTCCTGCGTGGCCATCTTCATCACCCTGTGGCTCTACATGGAGCAG ggTCTGCTGTCCCCCGAGACCCTGTTGTGGACCTGCCTGGCCGGCGCCCTGCTGGGCTACGGGCTACACCAGGCCCTGCCGCCCCCGGTCGACTCCGGCTGCGACCGCCGCACCCGGCTGGCCGACTTGCAGAGCGCCaccatcttcctctccttcaccttcgGCTTCTCTCCGGTCCTGAAGACGCTGACGGAGTCGGTGAGCACCGACACGGTGCACGCCATGTCCGCCGCCATGCTGCTGGCCCACCTGGCGTCCTTCCCGTACGCCCGGCCCTCGCCGCCCGGCAGCCTGTCCCTGAACGCGGCGCTGTTCGCCTCGGTGTGCTTGGCGTCGCGGTTGCCCGGGGCGCTGCACACCTTCGCCATGGTGACCTGCGCCCTGCTGGTGTTCGCCCTGTGGCCCTGCCTGCTGCAGAGGCTGAGGGCCGACGCCCCCGGGCGGTTCGCCGGGGTGTGCGCGGGCGTGTGCGTGGCGGGCGTGGTCGGCCTGGGGTCCCGGTGGCCGGGGGGCGCCGCGCTCCTGGCCCTCGCCCTGGGGAGCGTCACGCTGCTCtgcccgctgctgctgctgcggctgcaGAGGCACAAGGACAACATCCAGGGGCCCTGGGACGAGGCCGAGATCCAGGAGGAGCTCAGCCTCTTCGGGAACTGA